One segment of Rosa chinensis cultivar Old Blush chromosome 6, RchiOBHm-V2, whole genome shotgun sequence DNA contains the following:
- the LOC112171210 gene encoding 3-dehydrosphinganine reductase TSC10A yields MADPNFSFLLLLPLALLLLLYFIVRPRPTTVPIKNRHIFITGGSSGIGLALAHLAASEGAKVSILALPDDKLEEAKNYIQLSSGIDIAVFAADVRDYDAISKVVEVAGPIDVLIVNQGVFVAKELEKQGLDEVRFMVDVNLMGSFNMIKAALPGMKDRKDRGPGSIALMSSQAGQVGIYGYTAYSASKFGLRGLAEALQQEVIVDDIHVSLIFPPATDTPGLTKETKTRPQLTSTIVETSGIMKAEEVAKKALDGIKSASFIVPCNFVGLLLSIASAGLSPNRSFNMAFMEVVSGGIIRIVALGFQWNWYTSILKWHGQKQRT; encoded by the exons ATGGCGGACCCCAACTtctccttcctcctcctcctccctcttgctctcctcctcctcctctacttCATTGTCCGCCCCCGCCCCACCACCGTCCCAATCAAGAACCGCCACATCTTCATCACCGGCGGTTCCAGTGGCATTGGCCTAGCCCTAGCCCACCTTGCCGCCTCTGAGGGTGCCAAAGTCTCCATCCTTGCGCTACCTGACGACAAGCTCGAGGAGGCCAAGAACTACATCCAACTCTCCAGCGGCATCGACATCGCTGTCTTCGCCGCCGATGTCCGTGACTACGACGCAATTTCTAAGGTTGTCGAAGTGGCTGGCCCGATCGATGTGTTGATCGTCAACCAGGGAGTTTTTGTGGCTAAGGAGTTGGAGAAGCAGGGATTGGATGAGGTTAGGTTCATGGTGGACGTCAATTTGATGGGTAGCTTCAACATGATCAAAGCTGCTTTACCGGGAATGAAAGACAGGAAGGACCGTGGACCGGGTTCAATTGCTCTGATGTCGTCTCAGGCCGGTCAGGTTGGGATTTACGGCTACACGGCTTATTCCGCAAGCAAATTTGGGCTTCGGGGTTTGGCTGAAGCTTTGCAGCAAGAGGTCATTGTAGACGATATTCACGTTTCGCTGATTTTCCCTCCAGCTACTGACACTCCTGGACTCACTAAAG AAACTAAGACGAGGCCGCAACTTACCAGCACTATAGTCGAAACCTCTGGTATAATGAAAGCCGAGGAAGTTGCGAAGAAAGCTTTGGATGGAATCAAGTCTGCTTCCTTTATTGTGCCTTGTAACTTTGTAGGGCTTTTGTTATCCATTGCTAGTGCTGGGTTGTCACCCAACAGATCATTCAACATGGCATTTATGGAGGTGGTTTCTGGTGGTATAATACGGATAGTTGCTTTGGGATTTCAGTGGAATTGGTATACAAGTATACTCAAGTGGCATGGACAAAAACAAA GGACCTAA